The Triticum aestivum cultivar Chinese Spring chromosome 3A, IWGSC CS RefSeq v2.1, whole genome shotgun sequence genome includes a region encoding these proteins:
- the LOC123063187 gene encoding uncharacterized protein: MHYTRSYMAYACAGPLVLRQGERVYYFHMDIWNRKPRRPEERKCRCDVYFRKEQLETEVARQEPRPWGRWRGPAARVEAREDRGESIRMERNRVGSYPESAAGMPPWTTGRPPPCIRLGGQGRSWSRGGSMRRGWHAALPIHGVACAHLPASEPERQPSTPWDLGWRLEGNIRRRDGDQKVHMREEHNKELLIGKQRRT; this comes from the exons ATGCATTATACAAGGAGCTATATGGCATATGCTTGCGCTGGGCCGTTGGTGCTTCGCCAAGGTGAAAGAGTTTACTACTTCCACATGGACATATGGAACAG GAAACCACGCAGACCAGAGGAGAGGAAATGCAGATGCGATGTGTACTTTCGCAAGGAGCAACTTGAAACTGAAGTAGCGAGGCAGGAACCGCGGCCGTGGGGCAGGTGGAGGGGACCTGCTGCCAGGGTCGAAGCTAGGGAAGACCGAGGGGAGTCGATTAGGATGGAGCGCAACAGGGTAGGAAGCTATCCAGAGTCAGCTGCAGGCATGCCACCTTGGACCACGGGGAGGCCACCACCGTGTATCCGCCTTGGAGGCCAGGGTCGGAGCTGGAGCCGAGGAGGATCCATGAGGAGAGGATGGCACGCGGCTCTCCCAATCCATGGTGTAGCCTGCGCGCACCTCCCAGCCAGCGAGCCGGAGCGGCAACCTAGCACGCCGTGGGATCTCGGGTGGAGGCTCGAGGGCAACATTAGGAGGAGAGATGGAGACCAAAAAGTACACATGAGAGAAGAACACAACAAGGAGCTACTTATAGGCAAGCAAAGAAGGACCTAG
- the LOC123063189 gene encoding uncharacterized protein — protein MATMTNEEMGSPGSAPGLAQDAPTIIRIPLRAILDIVLAELGIPEAEYRREICDDNKICVTVLFDASTIKGAPAHMSISGTYSTDDEVAEDTAALKAIEYLETAANVVIRDYSYDKLKRLEEETERLMEQLEEANGAIPKLVRGWLLAVRCMSSFSHSLKLLLGKVSWMRL, from the exons ATGGCGACCATGACCAACGAAGAAATGGGGTCACCGGGTTCAGCACCAGGGCTTGCTCAG GATGCTCCGACGATCATCAGAATTCCCTTGAGAGCCATACTTGACATCGTGCTAGCAGAGCTGGGAATCCCAGAGGCCGAATACCGTCGCGAGATATGCGACGATAACAAGATCTGCGTCACCGTGCTTTTCGACGCCTCTACAATCAAAGGAGCCCCCGCCCATATGTCGATATCCGGAACATATTCCACGGACGATGAAGTGGCAGAGGACACAGCTGCTCTTAAAGCCATTGAGTACTTAGAAACTGCGGCCAATGTGGTGATCAGGGACTACAGTTACGACAAGCTGAAACGGCTCGAGGAAGAAACCGAGCGCCTGATGGAGCAGTTGGAAGAAGCAAATGGTGCCATACCCAAGCTTGTTAGGGGCTGGCTGCTTGCTGTCAGATGTATGAGTTCATTCTCTCATAGTCTTAAGCTACTCCTGGGCAAAGTATCATGGATGAGATTATGA
- the LOC123063188 gene encoding probable glucuronosyltransferase Os01g0926700 produces the protein MMARRALVAIAVLAAAAALLVAAEAQQAPAQQGHQTERISGSAGDVLDDDPVGRLKVFIYDLPGKYNKKLLKKDPRCLNHMFAAEIFMHRFLLSSAVRTTNPEEADWFYTPVYPTCDLTPSGLPLPFKSPRMMRSAIELIATKWPYWNRSEGADHFFVTPHDFGACFHYQEEKAIGRGILPLLQRATLVQTFGQKNHVCLKEGSITIPPFAPPQKMQNHLIPGETPRSIFAYFRGLFYDTGNDPEGGYYARGARASVWENFKNNPLFDISTDHPPTYYEDMQRSVFCLCPLGWAPWSPRLVEAVVFGCIPVIIADDIVLPFADAIPWEEIGVFVPEEDVPRLDSILTSIPTEDILRKQRLLANPSMKQAMLFPQPAQAGDAFHQILNGLARKLPHGEDVFLKPGQARLNWTAGPVGDLKPW, from the exons ATGATGGCGAGGCGGGCCTTGGTTGCCATTGCGgttcttgcggcggcggcggcgctgcttgTTGCGGCGGAGGCCCAGCAGGCGCCGGCGCAGCAGGGCCACCAGACAGAGAGGATCTCAG GGAGTGCTGGTGACGTGCTGGACGATGACCCTGTTGGGAGGCTCAAGGTGTTTATCTATGACCTCCCTGGAAAATACAACAAGAAGCTGCTGAAGAAAGACCCAAGGTGCCTGAACCACATGTTCGCCGCGGAGATCTTCATGCACCGGTTCCTGCTGTCGAGCGCGGTTCGGACCACTAATCCCGAGGAAGCGGATTGGTTCTACACACCTGTGTACCCGACATGCGACCTGACGCCTTCGGGTCTCCCCTTGCCCttcaagtctccgcggatgatGCGCAGCGCGATCGAGCTGATCGCGACGAAATGGCCTTACTGGAATAGATCGGAGGGGGCAGATCATTTCTTTGTCACGCCACATGACTTTGGCGCTTGCTTCCATTATCAG GAAGAGAAAGCAATTGGGCGAGGAATCCTTCCCTTGCTTCAGCGTGCCACACTGGTTCAGACCTTTGGACAGAAGAACCATGTCTGCTTGAAGGAAGGCTCCATCACAATTCCGCCATTTGCGCCTCCGCAGAAAATGCAGAATCACCTTATTCCTGGCGAGACCCCTCGATCCATCTTCGCATACTTCCGTGGTTTGTTCTATGACACCGGCAATGATCCTGAGGGTGGATACTATGCCAG AGGTGCTCGTGCATCTGTCTGGGAGAACTTCAAGAACAACCCGCTGTTCGACATCTCAACCGATCACCCACCGACATACTATGAAGATATGCAGAGGTCTGTGTTCTGCCTGTGCCCATTGGGCTGGGCACCATGGAGCCCCAGACTGGTGGAAGCCGTGGTTTTCGGCTGCATCCCGGTGATCATCGCAGACGACATCGTCCTGCCCTTCGCGGATGCCATCCCATGGGAGGAGATCGGCGTGTTTGTTCCTGAGGAGGACGTCCCGAGGCTGGACAGCATCCTGACATCCATTCCAACAGAGGACATACTGAGGAAGCAAAGGCTTCTCGCAAACCCTTCGATGAAGCAGGCCATGCTGTTCCCCCAGCCAGCTCAAGCAGGAGATGCGTTCCATCAGATACTTAACGGGCTTGCCCGCAAGCTTCCGCATGGCGAAGATGTCTTCTTGAAGCCCGGCCAGGCCCGTCTGAACTGGACTGCTGGCCCGGTGGGTGACCTGAAGCCGTGGTAG